In Populus nigra chromosome 1, ddPopNigr1.1, whole genome shotgun sequence, one genomic interval encodes:
- the LOC133690848 gene encoding uncharacterized protein LOC133690848: MDDQEFGRLLDLFPVVRPRNYHIETDTSRQSTSRSFPEPVFQEEEGKKESNNQLIDVQDAFWEKLKLAVEKKAGAAEAQRFCKAFQEIHRKLVYEELSLDAACSFINLSKSSGQ; encoded by the exons ATGGATGATCAAGAATTTGGACGCCTTCTTGATCTCTTCCCCGTTGTCCGTCCTCGAAATTAccat ATTGAGACGGACACGTCAAGGCAATCAACTTCTCGGTCATTTCCGGAACCGGTATTTCAGGAGGAGGAAGGTAAAAAGGAATCCAACAATCAACTTATTGATGTACAGG ATGCATTCTGGGAGAAGCTAAAGTTGGCAGTTGAGAAGAAG GCGGGTGCAGCAGAAGCCCAGAGATTTTGCAAGGCTTTCCAAGAAATTCACCGGAAACTT GTATATGAAGAACTGAGTTTGGATGCTGCCTGCAGCTTTATAAACTTATCAAAAAGCTCCGGACAATAG
- the LOC133690860 gene encoding 10 kDa chaperonin, mitochondrial-like yields MAKRLIPTFNRILVEKIIPPSKTNSGILLPEKTSKLNSGKVVAVGPGARDKDGKLIPVTLKEGETVLLPEYGGTEVKLGEKEYFLYRDEDIMGTLHD; encoded by the exons ATGGCAAAGCGCTTGATTCCGACATTCAATCGCATATTGGTGGAGAAAATAATCCCTCCTTCCAAAACCAACTCCGGTATTCTTCTTCCTGAGAAAACCTCCAAG CTGAACTCTGGAAAAGTTGTTGCCGTGGGTCCTGGTGCTCGTGATAAAGATGGCAAGCTTATTCCTGTTACTTTGAAGGAGGGAGAAACTGTCCTTTTGCCTGAATACGGAGGCACTGAAGTGAAACTTGGTGAAAAAGA GTATTTTCTGTATCGAGATGAAGATATAATGGGAACTCTTCATGATTAA
- the LOC133676281 gene encoding hydroxymethylglutaryl-CoA lyase, mitochondrial-like, which produces MSSNLEEPLGFDKLPSMNTIDRIQSFSSSACRPRVDDMGMGYCWIEGRGCSSSNSCEVWKEEEFLKGTLKFVKIVEVGPRDGLKNEKNIVPTDVKVELIHRLVSSGLPVVEATSFVSPKWVPQGSDILLISFSFCDASGASCGESPLQMILLLWAFVPMLEAVMAVVPVEKLSVHFHDTYGQSLPNIYVSLQVGISTVDSSIAGLGGCPYAKGASGNVATEDVVYMLHGLGVINNVDLVKLLSAGDFICMQLGCPSGSKTAVALSQVTADASKI; this is translated from the exons ATGTCGAGTAATTTGGAAGAGCCGCTTGGTTTCGACAAGTTGcctagcatgaacaccattgaCCGAATTCAAAGTTTCTCCTCTAGTGCTTGCCGGCCCAGGGTTGATGATATGGGAATGGGATATTGCTGGATTGAGGGAAGGGGTTGCAGCTCATCCAACAGTTGTGA AGTTTGGAAGGAAGAAGAG TTCTTGAAAGGTACACTAAAATTTGTGAAGATCGTGGAAGTTGGTCCAAGGGATGGTctgaaaaatgagaaaaatattgtgCCTACAGATGTAAAGGTTGAATTGATTCATAGACTAGTATCTTCTGGGTTGCCAGTTGTTGAGGCCACAAGTTTTGTTTCACCCAAATGGGTACCTCAG GGCTCAGATATTCTCTtgatttccttttccttctgtGATGCTAGTGGAGCTTCTTGTGGAGAATCCCCCTTGCAAATGATATTGCTCCTCT GGGCTTTTGTTCCCATGCTTGAAGCTGTAATGGCTGTTGTTCCTGTCGAGAAGCTTTCCGTCCACTTCCATGATACTTATGGGCAATCTCTTCCAAATATTTATGTGTCCCTCCAG GTGGGGATTAGCACAGTGGACTCTTCTATTGCGGGTTTAGGTGGATGTCCATATGCAAAAGGAGCATCAGGCAATGTTGCTACTGAAGATGTTGTCTACATGCTTCATGGACTTGGTGTGATAAACAACGTGGATCTGGTGAAACTCCTCTCTGCTGGGGATTTCATTTGCATGCAATTAGGTTGTCCATCCGGATCAAAGACAGCTGTGGCTTTAAGCCAAGTTACAGCCGATGCCTCTAAGATATAA